One region of Jonesiaceae bacterium BS-20 genomic DNA includes:
- a CDS encoding VOC family protein produces the protein MSRPVRFDHVGITVADLDRAVAFFVGLGLEVEGRTFVEGEFIETVTGIPNSRSEIVMLRLPGGGTSVEVSSFVHPDAMPGLPDAPANTLGIRSVAFEVADIQAQVDRLAAAGYGLVGGIGEYKDIWKMAYIRGPEGIIVALAEQIS, from the coding sequence ATGTCTAGACCTGTTCGGTTTGACCACGTTGGGATTACCGTTGCGGACCTTGACCGGGCGGTCGCGTTCTTTGTTGGCCTAGGCCTTGAAGTTGAAGGCAGGACCTTTGTTGAGGGTGAGTTCATTGAAACAGTTACCGGAATCCCCAACTCCCGCAGTGAGATTGTGATGCTGCGGCTGCCTGGTGGTGGTACGTCGGTTGAGGTTTCTAGTTTTGTCCATCCGGACGCAATGCCAGGACTTCCCGATGCCCCAGCCAACACACTCGGCATCCGCAGCGTGGCATTTGAGGTCGCTGATATTCAAGCCCAAGTAGACCGGTTGGCTGCTGCGGGCTACGGCTTGGTGGGCGGGATTGGTGAGTACAAAGACATATGGAAGATGGCATATATTCGCGGTCCCGAGGGAATTATTGTGGCTTTGGCTGAGCAAATTTCTTAA